The DNA sequence TGAAAAGCAGCTTTTACTCTAATCAGTCTCTTTGTGTGCAGGTGACTCCTGATAGCTTGAAGCATTCTTTTTCTGTAACCATAGTTTCTCTACCCTGCTGTGTGCTGATGTGTAGATCTATGTTCTGTTGGCTATTAAGGTGCTGAAGGCAGTGTTTCTGTTGCAATTTATGAGAAATGTCAGTTGAAGCCAgggcatactgtacacactacaTTTTCCCAGCTGGAGACTGTTCGTGAACAGAAAgctaaaatgtaaatacatgCAGTATTGTCTCACTTTTTccgaagaaaagaaaatggagtGAGTGGCAGGGAAAATTGTCACTGTGTGTGGGTGGTCTGAGACCCATACTCTCAgatgtgaatgtttttatttcttatttgtttcttttgcaaACAATTTGCACCTACAAGTaatgatttttctttatttactttAACGTCATAAAGCTACAAATCTTTGCCATCTAGGGggatgtttaattatttttcttaatccaCTTGTATCCATTTATAAATGTAACctactttaatattttttcctaGTATGAGTAGCACTACTTTTATTTCTGGTTTGTGAAGGGAATTTGTGTTCAATTCCAGTGATTTACATGGCTTAGAAAGTGTTTGGTTTTCATCTGTATTTCCGTGAGAGCTGTCCTTAACATATCCCAGGGCTGCTCTTTTAGCCTCAGTGGTGTAATGAGAAGTAATATTAAAAGTCCaactcatttttaaatttggaaaGAAAAGGGATAATGGTTTAGTTTTTAATAAtagtttttgactttttattaGTAGTGGTAGGACTGTTGTGATATTCTGCAATTTCCAACTACATTTGAATTAAATATACATTGTTtcagtataatatttttaaattgaatgatACATACTTGAGAATAAGTGATATTGTAATAGGACCAAAAAGtcattatacatttttcatttttattgtatgtGAATTAGTACCTCaggttttaagttaaaaaaagtatatttttcagGAAAGGCTTACAGCAGCCTTGATCTTTAATCAGGGACCAAAGTAATCctctttactgtacattatgtccTGTCTGCTTCCAGCGCTAATAATATCTGTGTAATATTGATGATGGCAGTGCTGAAGGATGGTGAGGCTCACCTCATGTGACAGAAGTCATGAGTGGATTAGCCACTCTTTAACTGGAAGGGGTCCTGACAGGGATCATCGTGTGCAGATAGACCTGTGGTTTTTATATTAGTAGGAAGGTCAGGAAATGTATGCATTCGGGATTTGCAGTGAGAAAACATAGCAATCCCAGGGGAACCTATTGGCTTAGCTCATTGAAACTGGCCTTCTCAGACTAGCCAAAGAAAACCAGAATGACTATAAAACACTCCTTAGGGAGCCCTGGAATAATTGTGAGCCTGTTCTGTTCTCAGAATAATGAATCGCTTACTCCTTTTACTGTTGAGCTTTGAGTAAATAGCTGTTCGGgattaaaatgcttttctttttcttcccgGAATCCACATTTCAACAACAGATCCtcaatttatttaatatttattaaagaaTAATGTAGTGTTCTGCTCCTTTCTGTAACCATTTACATAAGTAAGGTTTGTGAAATGGCTACTAATTATTTTATAGCATAAAATGGATTACCTAAATGTCCAGCTTCGTATTCTTAGGTATATTAAGGGGGTGCGGTTTCTGCAGTTATACTTGTTTAGGAAGCTTTTTTGCTGTAGAATGTACGTAAACCATGATAAAAGTCTCAGCAAGGCTTATGCTATCTGATAAGTAGCAGTGCTAGGCGACGGCAAACACCAACTGCTGGCGAATCTGTTTTCTCATTAAAGCAGAGAATGAAAGCCAGTCTGCAAAGCCATTGCAAGCAGTCAGGTCAGAAGCTCCCTTGAATGCTTATTGATTGAACAAGAGCTAATTGCAAAACATCTTAACATTTCTGACAGCATCAGTCACAGTCAATGagcaattacatttaaaactcaTGCCCTTCTATGACTGAGCAATATAATTTCCACTATGTAGTTAAGAATTATATGGACATGTTCAAAGGGAGCACTAAATGTACAATAGTGTGAGATGTTACAGGAAATGTGATTGTATGTGGTAGTCAAATACAGGGAGTTTACGGTCTGACACTATTGTGTCTTTGACATGCATGCATTAATGTTGCAACTTctgattcctttttttaaattgtgtatgagaaaaaaatcatcACAGAAGTGCTCATTTTAAAACGTAATAGGAAGTGGCATCCTGGACTTTCCTTGATTTGAGGAGCATGATGGCGTGTTTCTGGAACGTTGGAGGGGGTGCAGCAAGTAGTGTTTACAACCTAATACAATAAACTGCcataaaaaaatcactgaagGTTACATTTGCAATACGGGACATAACGGGGAGCCCAGAGAACTGTGGTGATGGCAATGCATGAGAATGAAGCCTTTGAAATATCTGTAAATATGTACTTGGCTTTCACAGTGTCTAGCAGGGCAGAGCTGGGCTGCTGTGAGTGACAGCTGAAAGGAGTAGCTGCTGTATCAGGGGGATTAAACAGATGGAGGCTGCTGTTCTCTCAACCATCAGCATTCTGCTAAGCTCAGTAAATATCTTATCAGCTCCCTCCAATCTTCAAGGAAAATACTCCACTAAAGACACAAAtggaatattttatttcacagaGAATAGATGTCTGGGAGAATAAAAGGGGCCCTAAACACATTTGAACTATGAAGATTGTGTCTTAATACAGccttcacatttttgttgctCTTTGTCAACCTGTTATTATATTTGGTGTGTATAAAAGTAATTGTAAGGGGTAATAGCAGGTCAATAAAATTCTGTGCAGcatgtggggaaaaaatgctTCACGTTCTTGCTTTTCCACCCATCTTTTTCCCCCCCATTGAACGAGCTTGTGTTGATTTTCCCCCCCCTTTCTGCATCAGACATATTGTGGCAAAGATTCCTGCAATTTACCCATCGACACAGCTGAAATGCAAGAGTGCACGATAGGCAGAAGAGGAAGGAGAAAAATGAACAATAGAATCTGAGGAGGCTGAATTGGGCTTGCTTAAAGAAGACTGTGAAAGCTGTCAAGAGGCTTGATTGATGGGCTCTCACAGCAGTCCCCTGTGCAAAGCAATAATGTTCCTGCCTTTTGTGAAAGGGTTTGATGTGCCACCAGGGTCAGAGCTTATCAGCAGGAAGGGCCAGCATTTCAGAAGAGGCCAAAGTGCAGTCGATAATTTATATGGGAATCTTACACCTTTACTCCCACATTGTGGGTTTTATCTGAAGACTGCCTGCCTAATAGTGCAGTATGAATATGCAAATTATACCAGTGGAAGGTATTCATTATAGCCAAGTTCTGCCCGTATCTCTGTCAAGACGTGATGTAATATAATACCGTCAATGTTATTACTACTTTCAGTGCATTTCAAATGGCAGTGCTGAGTGGTGAGAGCAAAAAAGTGAAGGCAAGGGGAATACTGTTAACTAGACAGGATGAACTCCTGCAGGCTGAGGAGATTCAGGCTTTTCAGCTCTGTCAGGAAGTTAAATGCCAGTTTTGATTTCCTTAAACATATCACAGTGCAGCAAACTAATTTTAGTGTTCTGCTATTGCCATATTCATGATGTTACAATCGCAGCATGTATTGAACCATCAAAATTGTGCCCACATCTGCTAGTACAAACCTAATAATTTGcaggtttctggaaaaaaaaattaaacacttttCCCTTTTTTGGCCTCACACAGCAAGTGTAATTACAGAGCATTTGTGGGAATGTGTGCATGAGCTGAAATTCCAAACCAACCCATTTGTTAGGCTGCTGTGTGCTGTAGGTATTCATGTAGTTGGAAAATGAGAGAGTTTTATTAGGGAACCTTAGTCCTGCTTCCCTCACCCCTCAAAAAGGCaatgaaaaatggcaaaaagaaATGTGCTTCAGTGAGTGCTGACAAAGACTCTGCTATCTAGCCATGCTCATGAGGAACACTGTTAGTTGCACTCCATTAGTCTTGTTTAGTGGAGAGCTCTGGCCTCTAAGCACATGACTGAACTGtagttgactttttttttaaactttagctGATAGGAGTGTAGGATGGAATGTCAGTCAAAAACgtatttttattcaaaacagtATTTTGTTAACATTTGTGGAAAAGTAGGAAAcgtaccttatcttcaaaggttTTGTGCCTCTATGTAAATATAAAGAATTGTATAATTGTGGTATATTTGATATTGCATTAATGGCTTGTAGATCTCAAAAGATGCAAATTGCATGCAAgatgaattaaatattttcacaaaaaggGAGTTTGTGTATAATTGATGTTATTTTCttggacaaaacaaaacaatcctTTAACAAAGCTATATATATTTGGTTACTTATGGGGAGAGAgggtgaaaaaagaaaacctagAGAGGCTTGTTAAGCGGCTGATAATTTATGGATACTGCAGCTGCCTGCCAACAAGGCTTTATAATGCTTTTTGTTTGGCTTGGAAACTGCAGATGAAAAGAGCCTGAGGTTGGCACAAATAGTGCAGCATTTCCAAAACAGGCTTTAATAGGCTTTTAGGCATTCTACATGGCATGAACCCGTGTAGCTGCAGACCTATAAACATCTCTGTTTTTGAGCATTTATTTAAGGGAAGGTTAAAAGGACAAAATTAAGGCTAGCATAGCATTGTAGCTCATATTGGTGCATGATATGTTACAGAAGGGGCTTCTTCTACCTGTTCCTTTTCTTGGAACATTTCTATATTTTGTAGGattttgtatgtgtgtgtgtggggggggggtgttgtGTTCCACACTGTATTAATGTAAAATAGTATAAAAAAACTATAGTGCATCTGCATTGTATGCCGAGATTTTGCAATAATGATATCTAAGACATAATCAGCAATTCTCTTATTTGATCgtttaaatatatttgtcaTATTAACATTTGGGTGTATTTATCATATAAACGGCCTATATGTTAGGTTTAGTTAATAAGTGTTGATTTTTGAAAACGGAAGTGAAGCAAAAGACACAAAACCATGACTATGTGCGTTGCTGCTGGTCTGCTGCTCTTTTTATTCTGGCGGGGGTGGTAATAAACAGTTTCAGTGATCCTGTAATTAAACTAATGGCGGAAATGAACGTGACAGGCAAGATGAAAGCCCAGAGTGCTAATAGCTGTGATAATCAATGTGCAGTGATAAAGAGGGATGACAGCCTTAAAGAACTGTTGGCTCTTGTCATTGTAATGGTGATCAGAACCTGAATAGCTGTCACagaataaaagctttttttagctTCCATATCATAAACCCACTAACATGTGATTTAAACTGTGTTAAAGTCTGCTACGTTTGCACACATTTGTCCTTCTGAATAACATGCCCCTTTATCCTTGGatgtacatttctaaaatggTGTTACCAATAAATAAGAGCTTCATCATTTCAGCAGTACTTAATGCAAGTATCTCGTTGAtataaaggtactgtacagattAGATTTCTTTGTTGAAACCTCTCAGACCAAGCTGAAAATGGAAAAGGCTTTGTTTCAAcacaattattttctgtaaagTAGAAGCACTTGGAAACATACCTGAACTGCTTGAGGTGCTTTCAAAGCAGGATTCATTGTTATTGTGTTCAGTAATATCCTTCGTGGCAAAGCTCTTGATTTAGTTTTGCTTGTATTTGTACTGAAGGTCAGGAAAAGAACAtttagaggttaattccacactgttTTACTCTctctacttttcagcatggaattaacctttacttgttcctttgcagattgCACGCTGACAAAGCTCACCACTGTAACCTCTTAAAGGTCAGGAAGTAAGGTTTtgttcaacatgtggaaataaaaGCGTGTTATTTTAGGGACTGCACAAATGCAGCACAAAATCCCATATAAACAATTATCCTGTATTTTGTTGCCATTGCAtgattggcaaaaaaaaaagtaaacttttGTTACTGGACTTTTCATGGGTTTTCAAGTTGTTTCTGGGTCAAAGTTCTAAATATAAATTTGCATGACTGATGGGAAAAATTACATGACGACTAAGGGCCTAGTTAAATGAATCAGTTCTATTACGAGTAGCCTCACATTATCTTTACTCTTTTATTAAGGTGAGACATTAAAGGTGATTCacttcacaataaaataaatcgGGTGATTTATAATGCATGCGTACACCTGCTGCTTGGCTCTTTGTTTCACTGGGACAGCCATAAAAGAACCGCAAGCTGTCCATGTGGTGGTCCTTGAGCAAAACTGCAGGACCAAGCCAACCTCATTTCTAGTAGAATCTGCCAATTTAAgacatttaaaggaaatgagCATTCACATGCCTggccaaaaaataataaaatgttctaTTATTCTGTCAAAGGAAAACTGTTTTCCCAGTTTGTCAAGCTGTTTTGATGTGTGTGATACAAGTATAGAATACAGGCAAGATCACTCCTGCAGCATTGGGGCACACTGTGAAAAGTGAGCTCATGTAGCCTCAGGTACTGTAGTTTTAGCTGACCAGTCAATTGATTATTGATCAAGTGTCTctacacaagaaagaaatggatGGTAATGAATAAGCCTGAGTCTAGTTTTCCAAGAAGCTTTCCTTGATCAATACATCTCATTGGGCTTTAGAGTAAAGGCAACAGGGAATTTGACACTGATGGAAGTGGCAGTATTCTCAGATATTGGAACACACAGACTCTTGGGTAAATggtgcattattttttattctcagATCTTGCATATTTTGTGACCCCACTAAGTAATTAACAGCCCATTATGCATTTATACTATTGGAAATAAGGGTATTTAGTGTTTCTTTTTAGTcttatttttttgtactgtttCATAACATCTAGGGAGCTAATTCCTTTGTTTGCACTGAATTTAGGATTTAGGGAAAGATTTCTCAGCCCAAGGGATTAACTTAGTCTATCAAAGGCTATTAAGTTTCAGAATTTTGAATGAGTCACAATGTAGGTATTTGGGAAAAAGCATTGCACTGAAACCAAGCCCACTCTTTTTAATCACAGTGTTAATCTTATTGTGAAATGTATCCTTGAAAGAAGACACTTGCTTTGAAACCTGAGCTATCCAAGGTCACCTGTCTGTAAGCAGTGTTGATTTATTGTTAGGCCTGTCCCATAGAGAAAAGGATAATTTGATGTATGAGATTCACTAGCAGGTCTCAATTGATCAAAAATCCACTTTTCTTAGCAATTGAAATGTCTAATATTATGCCCAATTTAATAGTATCTTATTTTCTCAGTAAATTCAGGTCAGATACAGTTGCTTGTGTATTGAGTTCTTTTTACATCCATAAAGTCCCCTTTTGCTGAAACTGtgtatttaataacatttaagaTATTTGTTTAACAGTGAAAGGTTCTTTGTAACTGTAAAGAAGATATGGTCAGACTCCACTTAGTACTTCTTTCAATGTCTTTAATGAAGAGGATCTCTAATACTAATTTTAGCTTAGACATTTTATATTCTTTGTGCTGTATTGTTGGAAACATCTGATAGCTACCTTTTTGTATGTACTCTGGTGCACCAGGCTTAAGACTTATTTGGACTGATtggttgtgttttatttttcctattaTGACATGTGAAGCAATTCAGTTGCAAGCTTTTCGTTTTGGTAACACATCTTGTGTTAACCAGTCTTCTTTTTGGTAACCAGGATTTCGTTTACTCACTCCAGGTTCCACCCTGACCctggctttgttttgcttttatgaACCTTTTGCACACACTTCTCAGGTCCTGCATCGTATTCATTCTGTTCATTTATCCAAGATACTTGCTCTTTGTGCTTTCTGGTGCAGAGCTCGAGACAGCCAATCAGGGTTTAGTTCTCCCAGCTGGATGTGGCCAATCAGACTGCCTGCTTTTGTTGGAAACCTGAAACCCTCTGGGAATTAGGTCTAACAAAAGGCTTTCACTGCAGACAAACGTTAAGTGTCTGTGCTGacttttcctgtttttaattttattactttAGCCTTGAATGGAGGAGTTAGTGTGTCTTTCATGTTCCCTTTTAAGCAgttttaattatgtatttttcagttGCACATGAGAGTTTGCTCATACAAAGACTCAGGCAGCTTGTTGAGAACAAGAAAGCAGGAATCATGCTGTTTCTAATGCTTGTTGAAATTATAATTAGAAAAccatcttttcacaaaaaacctAGTGATACGCAGTGCATGCTTCTGTGTGATTAAGTCCAAATGCATAAAATCAAGCGGGTATACATTAAAGCACTAAAAACATGTATTTCCCTCTCCTTTTCAACATTGAATTACTTGTTTATTTCTTGTGTAAACAGGGCTATATGACCTCTGCATGTTATTCTAAAGGACCACCCTTTCCATTTTAAACAGTCTTTGCTAAAAACAAGATTCTTCAGAACCAATTAAAATCTAGATTTGTGGAAATCTGCCAGTGTATATTTTGTGACGTTACCCAATGTCTGTAATCCAGTACTACAAAGTAATGAAAATTTATAAGTAGTGCGTACTCATATAAAATAGTGCTAATTATTGAGATTTAATAAGTGATGCCTCGTGTTTCAAAATTGAATATTATTCAAAGTAAGGTGAATTTAAAAGCTCTATCTGCATGTTCATTTCAGTCATGAAAAGAAGCTGTTTTCATTTACATATATACTATGCTTTATTTAACAAACTGCGTATTTTAACTCTTATTAGGTCCTCATATGTAGGCTTTCTCAGGTTGTGAACTCTTTTTTTAACCGTCTAAATGGGTGATTTTTAGCTACAGGGGAATGATAAATGCTATGTTTTTGTGATGCAGATCTGTAATGCAGAGAGACTGTAGGGCAAGCTGTTATGaacccatttttaaaaaaagtattgaatTTTTCTAAATCCCCTTTCGTCTGGTAAGAAGGGGAAGATAAGCTTAGTGGCCTCTGAATGCTAGCTTTGATAAGAAACGCAGATGACAGCCTATGTAAATCTTTTTTTGATAAAGGCAAGTTCCTCTTGGTTGCTTTCTCTGCCTGTGGAAGCAAATGAGAAGATGGACTCTGGTCATTCTCAGCCTTTAAGCACCACTGACTAGTGCACAGCATATACTGGCTGCCTGCCAAGCAAAAGCAATTATGTGTAATAATAGCAAAATTAAGAGGTGAGTGTTGCTGTTTTACAGCAGGACGTGGCGAAAACCCATTTCCTTCTGTCAGCTGTATCTCGATTACacactaaaaaaacaatttcctgtGGGGCTTTACTTGAGGTCACTGAAACCAAAAAGGAGGAAGAAGACAGACCGCAGCCTTTGAAAATGGAATGAGAATAAAGTGTAAATCTTGAAGACGGGCCACTTCTGTATATTCCAGCTGTAACtgtcttttgtttgtttctgacTCACAGGTGTCCTTGTGGTGAATGTGACTTGGAGGAATAAAACCTATGTGGGGACACTATTGGATTGCACAAAGCATGACTGGGCTCCTCCCAGGTAACCAGATATCATCATCAAAAAAGAATTTTTCCTTGAGgaattttttcttcttctattATTAAGAGTGATGTTTTTCCAGCACATAAGTTGATGCCAATTTTTGTGTACTTTTATCTAGCTCTTCAGTAAattgtttatttcatttaagaTCAATTGTTAAGGTATTAATTTGTTATTCTACATATAAACATTTGTAGAATAAAATCTTGTCACAAATGCACAGGGTGCTTTAAACagtctgtttgtttttcttaatgtcTTATAAATTAGGCACTGATGGAAGATtgccaaatataaaaaaatattgtataaataccactacatactgtaattttatcATTTGTCATGCAAAGTGTCATTCATCACATTATTGTGCATTAGGTACACATTGTTCTTGTGTATATTTGGCTTTGTGTTTTAGAGTATCCATAACTGGCCATAAAAAAGACAATGGTGGATGCCAAGCTCACAAAACAAAGGAGATATTGAGTGAATCCAATATTAGAGAATtaaagagcttgagcaaatAGCCATACAGAAGCAGTTACAGGGTGCTGTAAGACATTTCAGGTCTTCATTAATtgaaacatttattaaacacAATCAAGCCACATCTTCTAACCCATCTATAATTTTTAAGGCAGCATTTGGGTGTAGAATGTGTACATACCTGTTAAATTGATTGTTGCTTGAGAGTTACACACAAAGTTCTGACATCGGTTCAGATTGAGTGTGCAGTGGCCTCTTGGTTTTCTtcagttatatttttttttctgatagcCAGCGCTGCCTTGGTACATAAAATTCCTTCATAATAGTACGTGTCCtgcattttttcatgttttgttcaaaatgttttcaaaaagcaGTACCCGCAAATACAACTACCTCACGTTTTATGAGAATATCTTTAGTatatttgaattgaatttttcccTAATGTTCAGGCTGAGATGCTGTATTTTCATGTTTAGATtttgcttgtattttttttattgaatccCCGGTTATTTGTTGTCATATACACGTCAAGTCTGgaatcaagtgttttttttacatcactCACCTGCCGAACTTCAAGCCATTTGTCTTTTGACATTTCTCAGGCTATGCAGCCTTGTGCAGTAGGTGTAGTGCTATTTGGAAGAGCAACTCACAAGCCAGCAAGTTCCTAGGAGTTAAATGGGATGCTGTTTCACATGCCAAGAGAGCCAAGAGAGCTCTGGCTGACTAATGGGATCTCCCGGTTGTGCGCTACTACTTTGGGAATTCCAGTTACGGTTAGCTAGTGACATAACCCAGGCTGAAACCTGCAATTTTTGCTCATCCAGCATTCAGGCAATCTATTTTACCAGTAAAGCTACTTGGGAGCCCTCTTGATTTGCCTGCAGCACTGAAAATATGTCTAACTCCATTTAACGAAAATGGAAGTGTAATCACATGGATAAATCTAAcacattttttgtttgcttctAGGTTTTGTGAATCCCCGACAAGTGACCTTGACATGCGTGGTGGCCGGGGTAGAGGAAAGCGAGCAAGATCAGTTGTTGCTAATGCTCCTGGTATTGAACCCAGTTTTGCAGAGGCCAGAGGACTGCAGCACAAGAACCGCGGTGGGGGTGCCAATGGCAAAGGAAGGCGGGGAAGTCTGAACTCTAGCAGTGGCCGTAGGACACCTCCCAATTGCACTCTGGAGGAAATCAAGGCAAGCCCGACAGCTAATAACAAACGTAAAAACAAGCCATCTATGGAGCTAGATCTAAATTCAAGCTCAGAGGACACTAAGTCTGGAAAGCGAGTTAGGACAAATTCAAGGAGTACTCCTACCACTCCTCAAGGAAAGTCTGAGGGTTCTTTTTTGGACCAAGGCTGCTCATCTCCGGTGCTAATAGACTGTCCACATCCTAACTGCAACAAAAAGTACAAGCACATCAATGGGTTACGCTACCACCAAGCACATGCACACTTAGACCCAGAAAATAAATTGGAGTTTGAGCCAGAGAGTGAAGACAAAATTTCTGACTGTGAAGAGTCCCTGGGAAACGTGGCTTTGGAATGTACAGATACAACCTTTGGGTCCTTAAAGGGACCAAATTCTCCTGGGAATTTGGGCGCAGCAGGGACACCAAAGGGAAAAAGGGAAATGTTAAGTAATGGCCAGAGCCCTGTGATGAACTCTAAAATGGGCAGGAGTTCTGGCAAAAAGAAAGGACATATACACGACATGAATAACCTGCCCATCATCTCTAATATGACTGTGGCTTTAGATAATTGTGTGGTCTCAGATGGTAGCTCTGTTTCGGAGATGCCAAAGCTGGAAGCTGAGGGTATAATTGATAAGAAGGGCGtatgtgagaaagacaaggggaaaaaagcaaacaatggGAAAGTGGATAAATCTCTATCCAAGCCCAAAACTACCAGGCCTATAGCACCAGCCCCTCCTCCACCTCAGCTGATAGCAATTCCAACAGCTACCTTTACAGCCACCACCACTGGAACAATTCCAGGCCTTCCCTCTCTGACAACTACGGTTGTCCAGGCAACACCAAAGAGTCCTCCTTTGAAGCCCATTCAACCAAAGCCTACAATTATGGGAGAACCAAGCACAGTAAACCCAGCTCTTGCCTCTCTTAAagacaagaagaaaaaagaaaagcgcAAGTTGAAAGATAAAGAGTGCAAAGAGGCTGGGAGCCCCAAGATGGACAGTAAGCTTGCAAAGATAGAGGACTCAAAGAGTGCTGGGAAGGAGATACCcggtcattttttaaaagaacacttGAACAAAAATGAGGTGCTACCAAATGGTCTTTCTGAGTCTCAGGAGAGTCGAATGGCCAGCATTAAAGCTGAGGCCGATAAGGTTTACACGTTTACagacaatgcgcccagcccttcAATAGGGAGCTCCTCTAGACTGGAATGTGGTACACTTGTAAATGGACAATCTCCTATGACCCCTTTACATGTCTTAATGCAAAATGGAAGTGATGGCACTGGCACCAAGACAAATAGTCCAGCGTACTCCGATATCTCAGATGCTGCTGATGATGGTGGATCTGACAGTCGTTCTGAAGGAGTAAGGTCCAAAGCTAGTTCACCCTCAGAGATCAATTCTAACAAGGAAAGTGTTGTCAAGAGCCTTCCTGCTACACCTGCCCAAGCAGCTCCAGGAAAAGAGTCACATTCTCCTTATTACCATGGATATGACCCTTATTATTCCCCCAATTACATGCACTCTGGACAACCCAGTACTCCTGCATCTGGAAATGGTAGCAATTCCCAAGGGAACAAGTCCAAAAAGGAGGGTTCAGAGGAAGAgggtgaaaagaaagaaaaggcagaGGCTTTAGCTTTGGATGCTAAAAAGAATGAAATGATCAATTCAAATTTACAGGCCCAGCACCAATCAGTGATCACACAGAGGCATCCTGCACTTGCTCAGTCACTTTACTATGGACAATATCCCTATGGGCTTTACATGGACCAGAAGTCATTAATGGCCTCTAACACTTACAGACAACAATATGAGAAGTATTATGAGGATCAGCGACTTGCGGAGCAAAAAATGACTCAAGGAAATCGAGAAGGAGAGCGGAAAGGAGACCTTCCACAGAAAGAACAATCAAAAGAAGACATTAAACAGAAGACAATCCCATCAGCAACAGTATCAAAAGCTCCACCCACCCCAGATTCCAACAAAAACTGTAACAGCAAATGTGGGCCTGGGATACCTGCCAAAACAGAAGAATCTGGGAAGCAACAGATTCTGACAAATCAGCAACAGCATCTTCAGTCAGCCAAGCAAATGGAAAACCATCAGCTTATCAAagaggctgtggaaatgaaATCTGTTATGGATTCAATGAAGCAGACCGGAGTGGATC is a window from the Lepisosteus oculatus isolate fLepOcu1 chromosome 3, fLepOcu1.hap2, whole genome shotgun sequence genome containing:
- the znf608 gene encoding zinc finger protein 608 isoform X2; the protein is MKPGGKDTPDPMQIVDPLFTVPAPPPPITTSIQPQILPSFFPPTSNISAPTEQLLVRTRSVGVNTCEVGVVTEPECLGPCEPGTSVNLEGIVWHETEEGVLVVNVTWRNKTYVGTLLDCTKHDWAPPRFCESPTSDLDMRGGRGRGKRARSVVANAPGIEPSFAEARGLQHKNRGGGANGKGRRGSLNSSSGRRTPPNCTLEEIKASPTANNKRKNKPSMELDLNSSSEDTKSGKRVRTNSRSTPTTPQGKSEGSFLDQGCSSPVLIDCPHPNCNKKYKHINGLRYHQAHAHLDPENKLEFEPESEDKISDCEESLGNVALECTDTTFGSLKGPNSPGNLGAAGTPKGKREMLSNGQSPVMNSKMGRSSGKKKGHIHDMNNLPIISNMTVALDNCVVSDGSSVSEMPKLEAEGIIDKKGVCEKDKGKKANNGKVDKSLSKPKTTRPIAPAPPPPQLIAIPTATFTATTTGTIPGLPSLTTTVVQATPKSPPLKPIQPKPTIMGEPSTVNPALASLKDKKKKEKRKLKDKECKEAGSPKMDSKLAKIEDSKSAGKEIPGHFLKEHLNKNEVLPNGLSESQESRMASIKAEADKVYTFTDNAPSPSIGSSSRLECGTLVNGQSPMTPLHVLMQNGSDGTGTKTNSPAYSDISDAADDGGSDSRSEGVRSKASSPSEINSNKESVVKSLPATPAQAAPGKESHSPYYHGYDPYYSPNYMHSGQPSTPASGNGSNSQGNKSKKEGSEEEGEKKEKAEALALDAKKNEMINSNLQAQHQSVITQRHPALAQSLYYGQYPYGLYMDQKSLMASNTYRQQYEKYYEDQRLAEQKMTQGNREGERKGDLPQKEQSKEDIKQKTIPSATVSKAPPTPDSNKNCNSKCGPGIPAKTEESGKQQILTNQQQHLQSAKQMENHQLIKEAVEMKSVMDSMKQTGVDPTLRFKQESESRSWHHYPYQAKYMEQQKTEELEKKAKDDCPNKAGGKDISGLNLTVSMTTVKDEPKDLKRQDSHLGSVEDSKKSDERGTPVSGKDSRNARVAVSSPMSQHQSYIQYQHAYPYLQMYDPNHPAYRAVSPVLMHSYPGFHYPIYGKMAGRDEVEKTNTSPSISTKPASESKALDLLQQHANQYRTKSPGPAEKGPPERERETERERDRHSPFARHLHTHHHTHLGMGYPLIPGQYDPYPGLTSAALVASQQVAAQASASGIFPTQRRE
- the znf608 gene encoding zinc finger protein 608 isoform X3, which translates into the protein MSVDPLFTVPAPPPPITTSIQPQILPSFFPPTSNISAPTEQLLVRTRSVGVNTCEVGVVTEPECLGPCEPGTSVNLEGIVWHETEEGVLVVNVTWRNKTYVGTLLDCTKHDWAPPRFCESPTSDLDMRGGRGRGKRARSVVANAPGIEPSFAEARGLQHKNRGGGANGKGRRGSLNSSSGRRTPPNCTLEEIKASPTANNKRKNKPSMELDLNSSSEDTKSGKRVRTNSRSTPTTPQGKSEGSFLDQGCSSPVLIDCPHPNCNKKYKHINGLRYHQAHAHLDPENKLEFEPESEDKISDCEESLGNVALECTDTTFGSLKGPNSPGNLGAAGTPKGKREMLSNGQSPVMNSKMGRSSGKKKGHIHDMNNLPIISNMTVALDNCVVSDGSSVSEMPKLEAEGIIDKKGVCEKDKGKKANNGKVDKSLSKPKTTRPIAPAPPPPQLIAIPTATFTATTTGTIPGLPSLTTTVVQATPKSPPLKPIQPKPTIMGEPSTVNPALASLKDKKKKEKRKLKDKECKEAGSPKMDSKLAKIEDSKSAGKEIPGHFLKEHLNKNEVLPNGLSESQESRMASIKAEADKVYTFTDNAPSPSIGSSSRLECGTLVNGQSPMTPLHVLMQNGSDGTGTKTNSPAYSDISDAADDGGSDSRSEGVRSKASSPSEINSNKESVVKSLPATPAQAAPGKESHSPYYHGYDPYYSPNYMHSGQPSTPASGNGSNSQGNKSKKEGSEEEGEKKEKAEALALDAKKNEMINSNLQAQHQSVITQRHPALAQSLYYGQYPYGLYMDQKSLMASNTYRQQYEKYYEDQRLAEQKMTQGNREGERKGDLPQKEQSKEDIKQKTIPSATVSKAPPTPDSNKNCNSKCGPGIPAKTEESGKQQILTNQQQHLQSAKQMENHQLIKEAVEMKSVMDSMKQTGVDPTLRFKQESESRSWHHYPYQAKYMEQQKTEELEKKAKDDCPNKAGGKDISGLNLTVSMTTVKDEPKDLKRQDSHLGSVEDSKKSDERGTPVSGKDSRNARVAVSSPMSQHQSYIQYQHAYPYLQMYDPNHPAYRAVSPVLMHSYPGFHYPIYGKMAGRDEVEKTNTSPSISTKPASESKALDLLQQHANQYRTKSPGPAEKGPPERERETERERDRHSPFARHLHTHHHTHLGMGYPLIPGQYDPYPGLTSAALVASQQVAAQASASGIFPTQRRE